CGGCTTTGATGTCTCCTACGCCTTCCACCGCGCCAATCAGAGTTACCGGGCCCATGTGGTTTGCCCCACCTCGGCGCTGCCTTGCAGTGAACCCACCGCCTCGGTAAGCGCCAATGCCAACGAGCTCGCACTCAACTGGGTCGTCTCTGCGCCGATCCTCGGATTCCGTATCTTCGCCCTCGCCGGTGGCGGATTCGAGAGCTTCAATCCCACCGGAAGCAACGGCGTCAGCACTCAGAGCCAGACCAAGGGCCTTTACGACTACGGCGCAGGTGTTGACTGGACCGTCCTGCCTCACCTCGGCCTGCGCTTCCAGTACCGAGGCAACGTCTACAAAGCGCCCGATCTCGCCACCGCATTCAGCTCCACGGATAAGTTCACCCATGACGCCGAGCCCATGATCGGCGCCTACTTCAACTTCTAGTCGGTCTGGCCGTCCGCGCAACCCAGCAGCGACAACGTACGCTCATCCGGTCGGCCATCAAAAAAGCGCTCCAGCATGCGCTGGAAGATCACTTCTTCCGGCGCAGCCTGGGCAAACAGCGTCATCGATGACCGGAACTTCAGGTCATCCGGATACCCAAAAATCTCCTCCACCCTCTTTCCCTGGATATCCATCACCATCCGCATACACTCCCGCAGCCGTGACCCCAGCACCGGATGCGCCAGATACGCTCGCGCCTCTCCCAGGTCTGAGATCGCAAACCGATCAGCCATCGCGCTATGCCCCAGCCCGCGAAGTTGCGGAAATATAAACCACATCCAATGACTCTTCTTGTGCCCCGCACGCAGCTCCGCGCAAACCTGCGCATACACAGACTCCTGCGCCTCCACAAATCGCTGCAGCCGATAAGTCTCATCTATCATGCATTTCCGCCCCGCAAAAGCAAACGGGTGCCGTTCCTGGGAATCGGCACCCGCCCCATCTCAAGTTCGCTGCTCGTCAGAAGAGCTTCTTGTACCGGGGAATCCACGTGATCTGCACCATCCCCGTCGTATCGCTCTGCTGGCCAGGCTTGTAGATCGGAATCTTCCAGTCCTCATACTGCAGATAGCCGCGCACTTCAATGTCGCGATGAATGCGCTTCACCACCGAAAACTTGAAGTCGTTCTGCGTCGATCCGCCCTCAAAGAATGCCTTGCTGGCCTTGTCCCGGCGGTACATGAACTGCACATCTTCTTCGGGCGAAAGGTGATAAGTCACCCACGCCTGGCCGCCCTTGTTTTCGCGTCCAATCCAGTCGCCATACACAAAGCCCTTGTTGGTATTGCCTTGCCTCTGTACAGTCTCATATTCCATGAACTGGCCGCTCTGCACATGGTTGCTCACCGGGTCGGTCGAGTCCGCTTCCACGCGCAGATCCAGCTTCGGCAGCCCGGGGAAATGCGACAGATAAATCCCGGGCGCAATGGCGGCGCGGCGGGGGGAATCCACCGGGCTCACATCGTCATGTACCAGCGAATCGGCATACAGCGTCACCCATTTGCGCAGGAACGGCAGCCGGTAATTGAAATCAAAGTTGCTGAAGCGCGCGCCCGGGTCCTTGTTCGTCAACTTGGTCCCGTACACATTCTGAAAGCTCTTGAAGCTCTGCCAGAAGGTGCCCAGCGTGACCGGCTCATGTCCCGCGCCGCCCCAGATCACCGTGCGGGCAAAACCCATTTCCAGGTTGCGCGTCGGCTTGAAGCTCAGCTTCTCCATATGGACCCAGGGCGAATTCGGATCCGTATGGCCCTTCAAACTTCCCACAAAAAACTCGTAGCGGAATGGCCCCGTGATGCGCGACACCAGAGGAATCCGGAAGGGATCGACATCATTGATCTGGAAGGCGTAGATGTCCTCGGCATTGTTGCTCCATGACATGGACGCACCCTGATCGGGGCCAAGCCAGTGGTCCATCTTGCCCAGCGAAAACTCATTTCCTATCCAGTGAAACCCGACATTCGCCTCCAGAATTCTGAAGTCGTTCGCTGCCGGAATCGGTCCTGCAGGAATCGTGTCATAGCGGATATTCGGATCGTAGGGAATCGAGTCAACCGTATTCGACAAGTACGAAGCAAGGCTTTCGGAATACCCAGCCGCGCTCGGCGCATGCTGGTACTCCCCGCGGAAGTAGAGCGTCCATCGTCCCGCTTCGCTGCGCGTGCTGAAGCCCGTGTAGTCGTTAAATCCTGACTCGTAGGGCCGCCCATAATCGTTGATGATCGTCTGGCCCAGATGATAGCTGTCTCTCAGCGGAGTGCCGCCGATGCCGCGAAACTGCTGATACGCGCTGTCCAATTCGGTCGAGGGCTGCGTGAGCGTCGTGGGATGCTCCACGTCCGGCTCCACGGTATTCCACAGTGCCTCATAAATCTCGATCGCCTGCGTGTCCTTGTCGCCGTTCAGCGCCAGCCGCTGCGCCGTCTCTTCGAGCATCTGAGCAATCTGCAGCCGCGTCCAGGGCCGAATGCCCATGAAAGCCGTATCCAGATAGCCCAGCGAATGCAGCCGGTCCAGCGCCGGATACATCCAGCTATCCATCGGCACAAACGTCGAGCCTTCCGTATTGGTCACATAAGGGGAGGGCATCACCGACTGGCCCATCGGCCTCGCCGGGGCCGCCCATAGCGTGGATGCGGCAACGCCGGCGAACACGCCGGCTGCAAAAATGCGCGGAAACAGTCTCACTCAGACCTCGTCAGGAGTGTTTTCGTGAAATTCTGCGGCCTCGTACCAGTGGCCGGAACTCGGGTTGACTCTCAGGCTAGTAGAACGCGAAAGGGAACACAACCATACGCGAACGCCGGTGGGGCATGCTCCTGAGATGCGCCACCGGCGGTCAGCATAGAGAAAAATGATCAGGTGCGATCCTGCGCAAACTTATGCCCGCGCCGGATCGCCCTTTTCCGTATCCACTCCAAGGTCGGCAAAAGCCTTCTGCGCTTCCTTGGCGTCGAACTTGCCCTCGCGGGCCAGCCGCGAAAGAGTGGCCGTGGCAATCGACTCGGCATTCACCTCAAAGTGGCTGCGCAGATGCTCGCGGTTGTCGCTGCGCCCGAAGCCATCCGTGCCCAGCGAGATCAGCCGCGTCGGCAGCCACGGAGCCAGTTGGTCCGGGACCACCTTCATATAATCGCTCGCCGCGATGATTGGTCCCTTCGTGCCCTTCAGTGCTTCCAGCAGGTACGGCGTCTTCTCCGCATCGGCCGGATGCAGCCGGTTCCAGCGCTCCACCGCCAGCGCATCGCGGCGCAGCTCGGTATAGCTGGTCACGCTCCACACATCGGTCTGCACGCCATACTTCTCCGCCAGAATCTGCTGCGCCCGCAGCGCCTCGCGCAAGATCGGGCCGCTGCCGAACAGTTGCGCCACGGCCTTGCCCTTCGCTGCCGGGCTCACCTTGTACAGGCCGCGCAGAATGCCTTCTTCCACGCCATCCGGCATCGCCGGCATCGCATAGTCTTCGTTGTACATCGTGATGTAGTAGAAGACGTTCTCGTTGTTCTCATACATGCGGCGCAGCCCATCGCGCAGAATCACGGCCATCTCATACACATAGGCAGGGTCATAGCTCACGCAGGTGGGCACCGTGCTTGAGAGCACATGGCTGTGTCCGTCCTGGTGCTGCAGGCCCTCGCCCAGCATGGTGGTGCGCCCGGCCGTGCCGCCCATCAAAAAGCCCTTGCCGCGCGAATCGGCAAACGCCCACACCATGTCGCCCACACGCTGAAAACCGAACATGGAGTAGTACATGTAGAAGGGAATCGCCGGCACCTTGTAGTTCGCATACGCCGTACCCGCCGCCGTGAACGATGCCATCGATCCGGCTTCCGTGATGCCTTCTTCCAGAATCTGCCCGTCCTTCTCCTCGCGGTAGTAGAGCAGCATGTCCTGATCGTGCGGCGTGTACTTCTGGCCTTCGCTGGCATAAATGCCCACCTGGCGAATCGCCGACTCCAGCCCAAACGTGCGGCCCTCATCCGGCACAATCGGCACAATCAGCTTGCCGATCTGCGAGTCCTTCAGCAGGTGGCGCAGGATGCTCACAAAGCCCATCGTCGTCGAGACTTCGCGTCCGCGCGATCCGCCCGTCCACTCGCCAAAATAATCCAGACCCGGCGTCTTGAACTCGATCTGCGGCGCATTGCGATGCGGCAGGTAGCCGCCCAGCTCCTCGCGCCGTGCATGCATATAGGCCAGCTCCTCGCTGTCCTTCGCGGGGCGGTAAGGCTTGGTCTGCTTCACCAGCTCTTCCGGCACGGAAATGTTGAAGCGCTTCACAAATCCCGCCAGCGCGTCATCGGTCAGCTTCTTTTCCTGGTGAGCGGCATTGCGTGACTGTGTCGTGCCGATGCCGTAGCCCTTCACAGTCTTGGCCAGAATCACCGTCGGCCCGCCCTGATGCTCCAGCGCGCGCTTGTATGCGTTGTAGACCTTTACCGGATCGTGGCCGCCGCGATGCAGGTTTGCCAGCTCGTCGTCTGACATATCCTTCACCAGTTCCAGCAGCTCTGGATACTTGCCGAAGAAGTGCTCGCGCAGATACGCGCCGCCCTTCGCCTTGTAGGCCTGGAAGTCGCCATCCACGCACTCTTCCATGCGCTTCAGTAGCAGGCCCGTGTGGTCGCGCTCAAACAGGCGGTCCCAGTCCGAGCCCCACAATACCTTGATCACATTCCAGCCCGCGCCGTGGAAGATGCCTTCCAGCTCATCCACAATGCGCTTGTTGCCGCGCACCGGGCCATCCAGCCGCTGCAGGTTGCAGTTGATCACAAACACCAGGTTGTCGAGCTTCTCGCGTGTCGCAAGTCCAATCGCGCCGAGCGTATCCACTTCGTCCGTCTCGCCGTCGCCCACAAACGCCCACACCTTGCGCGGCGTTTTCTCAATCAGCTTGCGGTTTTCCAGGTACCGCATAAAGCGCGCCTGATAGATCGCATTCAGCGGACCAATGCCCATTGACACCGTAGGGAAGCGCCAGAAGTTCGGCATCAGCCACGGGTGCGGATACGAAGACAGGCCCGGCTTGTCGCGCAGTTCATGGCGGAAGTTCAGCAGGTTCTCATCCTCAAAGCGGCCTTCGAGATACGCGCGCGCATACACACCCGGCGACGCATGGCCCTGAAAATAGATGAAGTCACCCGGCTGGTCCCCATAGCTCGCGTGGAAGAAATGATTGAAGCCCACTTCCAGCAGCGTCGCCAGTGAAGAATACGTGGCAATGTGCCCGCCGATGCCATCGTCCTTCTTGTTCTGCCCATGCACCATCGCCATCGCGTTCCAGCGAATCAGCGCTTCCACGCGCTCCTCAAGCGCGCGGTTGCCCGGGTAAGGCACTTCCTCATGCTGAGGAATCGTGTTCATGTACGGAGTCGTGATCTGGCTGGGAGCGGCAATGCCGGCTTCACGCGCACGCTGCCGCAGAGCATCCAGCAGTTGTGCGCCCTGATCGGGACCCTCGGCGACCACTACATCGTCAAAGGCCTCAATCCACTCGGAGACTTCCTGGGTGAAGTCGTTCATTACGGGTACGGGTGTCTTCGTCGTCATCGGAATCCTGTCTTCTCCTCGGCCCAGCCGTCCTGCGGCTTATGCAGAAAATGTCGTGTGCTTCGCGCGGCGCGCCGGCGTGCGGGAAACCCGTCCGGCCGCTTGCAAAAACTCTTCAGTGATGCGCGCCCGGTGCCCGGCTTCGAGCAGTCCCTTGCGCGCCAGATGTGCTTCCATGCGGGCGATCGCATTCCCATCGCCCTTTTCCAAACGAATGTCCTTGCAGTCAATCAGCGTCGGGCCGGTGCCCTCGCGCGCCCTCTGCATCATCTCAAACGCCACCCGGTACAGGGCCACCACATCATGCGCATCTACCGGAACGCTGATCACACCCTCGATCGCGGCCTCGCCGCTCCAGTCAAAGGCATCCTCCCCGGTCAGCTTGCGCGGCGAGGGCAGTAGCACATACAGAATCGGCAGCCTATGCCGCGCCGCAAACCGCAGCGCCTCGCGAAACGCCTCCGGAACCAGCCGGTCCGGCGTCGCAAAGGCCAGCACCACCGCACCCGGGTGCTGCAGTTGCTGCGTCAGGGCGATGCCGGTAGCGATGGAGAGGGGAGCTTCGATGGGCTGGGGCAGAAGGGGAGTGGCGGAGTTCTCAATTAGTTGCGCGGCCGGTCCGGGAACAGTGACCGTAATGCGGTCAATTGCCTCAATTCCCGCCAGCATGGCCGCGAATACGGCCTCGTAGCGGCCCTGCGCTCGCGGCTCCCGCGCCGCCAGCCGCACCATCGCCGCATACAGTTCCAGGAGCCGCGCATTGCTGATCAGCGGCGCGCCGTGCTTGCCTGCAACGTCGGCGTCGGCGGCCGATTCCGGGTTCAAAATAGCAGTTTGGCTCATGGCAAAAGGATGGTGCCTGCGACCTTAAATTCTATCGCACCATAGGCATGCCGTGGCACCCGCGTGCGCTCCATCTTCGACGCACGCACAAAAGGGCGGGATGCTTGCCAGCATCCCGCCCTTTATGTCGTCCGGCTTATCTCACGCTGCTTTAGCGCAGGTTAAAGACAAATCCAAACCGCGCCTGGTAGTTGTTCTGCCACTGCCCGTTGTAATCAAACCGCTCGCCCGTCCACTCCGCCGGAACAAACTCCAGCCCGAAGCGAGGCGTCAGGTTCACGTCAAACCCAAGACCGGCCGACGCCGTCGGATTCCACGTAATCCCCGGATGCGTCCTCGTGCCAAACATGTTCCGGCCGATGCCCGTGCGCGTCTCACCCGCTTCGCCAAAGACAAACGGCGTGCCCCGCCAGCGCGGATTCAGCGTATACCGCGGCCCTGCCATCATCGAGAGCTTGTTCTCTACGGGATAAACGCCACTCGTGTAGGAACTCACAAAGTCCGCCTGCAGGCCAAGCCGTTTCGTAAAGTTGATCTCCGGCATCACTCCCCACCCAGCCAGCAACTCGTGGTTCACTCCCGGCGTATCCTGGGTCCATTGCCGCGTGAAGACGCCCGTAAAGGCAACCGACCCGCGCAGCTTGCGGTCCTTTGCCGGCTTCATCGCCATCTGGTTGCTCGATGCTGTCATCTGGGGGGAAGGGGCGCTCTCAGGCCCGTCCTGTGCCACAGCAGCCGTGGCCGTCGAAGCGAGAATCAGCGTAAGCGCAATCATTATGTTTTTCATCGGAATCTACATCTCCTCCAAAGGGTGGCAAGTATGCCAACCCCAGTCCTATCTCTGATGTAGAAGTAGTGAACCGTGTCGCCTCAAAAATACGTCACAGTAGCGGATATTTTTTTCGCTCGAAAAAGCGCCGCTCAGGCAACCCGGCGCGGGACCGCGTCCATCCCGGAAAATGCGTCGCAGACAGCCTTCGATCGCAGGTCTGGCGCGGGCCGGGCGCTCTTCCGCCCTCCTGGTGTGCAGGCGTGCCGCTCCCATCGAGCGCCGGTAAGTAAGAAGGAATGTCCCTGGCGAATTCACAAAAATGAAAAGTTGCCAGACTCGCACGTTCACACGCAAAGCGCAAGAGGAAAACCCACGCGAATTTTCCTCAGAAATGTTGAAATGCCTGTGCATATTCCGGTGTCAATTCCCGAAAGTGCAACAGGCATGCCCACTTCAGCACATTGCACCGCTTCCGGTGCATCGCCTTAAAAAATTTACGTCGAATAATCCGCGTTGATGTGTACGTACTCGCTCGTCAGATCCGTCGTCCAGAAACGGCACTTTCCATCGCCCATTCCCAGCACAATTCTGATCGAGAACTCGCGCTGCTTCAGGTAAGCATGCGCCGCCGCCTCGTCATACAGCGGCGAACGTCCGCCGTAACGGCAGATTTCATGCTCACCAAACCAGATGCCGACCTTCTCCGGCACAATCGCCACACCGGAGTAGCCAATCGCTGCCATCAGCCTTCCCCAGTTCGGATCATTGCCCGCCCAAGCCGTCTTCACCAGCGGCGAATGCGCGATGGTCTTTGCAATCGCCCGCGCATCGGCATCGCTCGCCGCGCCTTCAATCTGCAGCTCCACCACGTGCGTCACGCCTTCGCCGTCATCCACAATCTGCTTCGCCAGTGAGAGGCACACCGCGTTCAGCGCCGCGCCAAAGGCCTCCACTCCGGCCTCTACACGCGCGTCCGCCGTGCTTGAGGCCAGCAGCAGCACCGTGTCATTGGTCGAGGTATCGCCGTCAATCGACACCGAGTTGAAGCTCTGCTCCACCGCGCCCCGCAGATACCCGTCCAGTACCGCCGGCTCCATCACCGCATCGGTGAACACGTACGCCAGCATCGTCGCATGCGGCACCAGTTGCGGACCGATCATGCCCGCGCCCTTGCACGCCCCGGCAATCCGCACCGTCTTGCCGCCGATCGTGCAGGTGGCCGTGGCCACCTTCGGCTTCGTATCCGTCGTCAGAATCGCCCGCGCAAAGGCCGAGAACTGTTCCGCCGTCGCCTGCGCCTGTTCGCGCGCAGCAGGCAGAGCCCGCACCAGAATCTCCGCCGGCAGCGGCACTCCGATAATGCCCGTCGAGGAAGGGAAGACCTCGTGCTCTTCGCAGCCAAACGTCGCCGCCGCGGCGGAGCACACCTCCCGCGCCGCCCGCAGTCCAGCCTCGCCGGTCGCGCAGTTCGCGTTGCCTGAGTTCACGGCCACCACCCGCACGCGGCCGCCGCTCCGGGCCATGTGCTCGCGGTCCACCACCAGGGGAGCGGCCTGCACGCGATTCGCCGTATACAGCGCCGCAGCGGACGCAGGTGCTTCCGCAATCACCAGTGCAAAGTCAGGCTTGCCGCTGGCTTTGATTCCCGCCGTCACGGCGGCAAATTGAAATCCGCCCGGAAGGGCATCGGCAGAGAGAAGCAGGTTATCGTTGGTCATGAGCTTTTATTTTCACCTGAAATCCCTCTTCTTTATGCAATCCATGTACTTCCTCTGTTAACTAAAATCGCTTTTTCTCCGTGCTATCTCTGGAACAGCCTGATAAAAAGGTTGGAGGCAAACCCGACCCCTCTAAGGAAGGTCCATGAGCGCAGAGCCCCATTCCCCCGAGGCACCCTCCGCCGCCAGCGGCAGCACAGCTTTCACCTCACAGGTGGCTGCGCCCCAGACCACGCTTTTTCTTGAAATGCAGCACGTCGATGTCGCCCGCGGCGAAAACATCGTTCTCCATGACGTTTCGCTGCGCATCGCACGTGGCGAGCAGATGGTCATCCTCGGGCCCAACGGCTGCGGCAAATCCACGCTCATCAAGACCATCACGCGCGAGTGCTACCCCATCCCAAAGGATGGCTCCTGCATGCGCCTCTTCGGCTATGACCGCTGGGTCGTCTCCGAGCTGCGCCAATATCTCGGCGTCGTCGAGCAAACGCTTCCTTCCGAACGAACGCCCACCACGCGCGGCCGCGACGTCGTCATCGCCGGCCTGCTGGGCACCGCCACCCTCTGGCCCCACCAGACTGTCACCGCCGAAATGCGCGAACGGGCCGACACCGCTCTCGGCCTCCTGGACGCGCATCACCTTGCAGAAAAGCTTGTCGGCCGCATGTCCGCCGGCGAGCAGCGCCGCGTCCTTATCGCCCGCGCACTCGTCCATGCGCCAGAAATGCTTCTCCTCGACGAGCCTTCCAACGCCCTCGACATGGCCGCACAACAGGAGCTGCGTGAAGTCCTCCGCTCCATCGCCGGCATGGGCATTGGCATCCTGATGGTCACCCACCACCTCGGCGACATCCTCCCCGAGATGGATCGCGTGCTCATGCTCCGCGCCGGCCGCATCTACGCCGACGCCCCCAAGCATGACCTCATCACACCCCAGATCATGGCCGATCTCTTCGGCGCACAGGTCGAGATCGTCGAGCGCAACGGCTACCTGCACGCCTGGTAGCCTACGCCGCTCCCGCAAAGCTGCGTCGTCGCCAGCAAATAACTGCGTCATTCTGAACCGCAAAGCGGTGAAACAGGGTAGGAAGAATCCCGGCGATGCTTCGGTCGCATACACCGCCTCAGGTTTCTCTCGCACTCCCGGCCGGATTCCTGAAAGGGAGCGCGACATCAGCCCCTGCCGCTCCGCCTCAACGCTGGCTCTGCGTCACCGGCTGCGTCTGCACCAGTTGAATCGGATACACATACTTCAAATACATGTAGAAAAAGCCCATCGAGAACGCCAGAATAATCACCCCCAGCGTCGCCGAATGCACCTCAAGCCCAGTGGCGGAAATCTTCAGCGTCGTGCCACTCGGCTCGCTCGCCACCGCTGTGGCCGCGGCTCCATCGCCAGCCGCTGCGGCCGCCGTCAGCGCCGCCGCATGCGCATCCATCACTTCCATGCGCTTGCTGCCCAGCCGCATGCTGTACTGCAGTTGCCAGGCAGCAAAAATGATGCCAGCCACCACCAGCAGGACGCTCACTACAAAAATCACAATGCCTGACCAGTACTGCCACACAAACACATTCCGGGTGTGGTGCCACTGATAAATCAGGTAATTCAACTCCGCCTCTTCCTCCTTTTTCTGCAGTGCTGAAAGCTGCGTATCGCTACTGTGAGCGACCTGATCGGGAACGATCTTGGCGTCTCCCTTGCACGGCACAATCTCGCGTTCGCCGCCCACCATCTGCAGGCTCGGCTTGCAAGGAGGCTGAATGCTCATGCGCTCAACGTATAGATGATGCACCGCTCCGGCCGTCTGCTGCGCGAGGCAGGGAACAGCGCAAAGTAGCAAAAGATACGCCAGTCGTTTCATCGGCTCTGGGACTCGCTGTCGAGAAGATCTTTCAACATGCTTATGCGTTCCGCCAAAATCCTATCCAGTGTCCAGTTTGGGTGTTTCTGCTCGTATCGCAGTTCAGTCTCCACACCTTCCTGAGCGTTTTGAGACGCCTCTCCAATCATGCGCAGAAGCTCTGTATTTTCGGTTTCGTACCAGTTCGCGGAGGGACTGAAGCAACGTACAGCGTTCACGCCTGTATTTCCTACGCCTATTCCCAAATCTGCAGAAATCGCGCTATCGGCTTCTGCTCCCTGCGTCGCATGTTGGGTCGTCTGAGGTTTCGCCGGCCCGGTTCCGGGCTGCGTCTGCGCCGCCACCATTTGCCCGCAAAGCAATAGGCCCACAAAACAGCCGAAGGGATGAGGCAACGTTCGCTTCATGAATTGTCCCTGGAAGGAGATGCCGCAACATTAGGACCGAACCTCAGCGCCGTCAAGAAGATTCGTCCTCCAACCGCCACCGCTCCCCGCCTGTCATGCCGGCCAAAGCTCCGCCCCTAATCCCTTGTCATCCCGACCGAGCGAAGTGAGCGGAGGGACCTGCGCTCCCTCTCGCCCCATAAGACTCAGCCCCTGAAGGGTACGGGCTTTAGCCCGTACATCCACCCCGCAAAAGTGTGAGTGAGCAAGATCTGTGTCACTGGTGGGAGATTACGGGAGACGGCGGGAATCAGCGGGATTGGCGCGGGCGAAACACGCTTTTCCACAAACAAAAGAGCCCACACGGATTCGCACGATCGGTGACACTAAACTCGCGCACTTCCGTTGGATTCAAAGGGTAAGTTGTTGATTTTTCGTTTACAGAGTGCGGAAATCCAACGGAAGTGTTCCGTTGGATCAGAACACAGCCTAACGGCAGATGTGGAAAACTCTTCAAACCCGCGAATCGAGCGGTCGCATCGCCTACCAGCAATCCAACGGAAGTGACCAGAAACCCTCTAAAAAGGAAAATCCAACGGAAGTGAGGCAATATTCCATTTTTGGAATATCACCTCACCCGTCACATCTCAATAAGCCGCCCAGCGGCCCTTCAAATATTCCTGCGCATAGGCGATTTCCTGCGCGCTCAGTACACGGTTGACCACGACGCCTTCCAGGAAAGAGTCAATGGATTGAAAGCCCGCGATCGCGTTCGAGCCACCGAGGATAGCCAGCCGCTGACCGCTGCTGACTGCCGTGTTCGTGCCCAACGTGTCGTTTACCGTGGTCATCGTCTCAGCAGCGCCGTTGAGCGTGATCGATACACCGGCGGCATGCCCCGATCCGTCATACGTTACAGTCGCGATGTATGGATGGCCAGCGGCCAGTACCGTCGCGCCATGCACGTTGATGGCATACGCCTGAGCACCGTTGTAGCTCAAGGCGAAAGTGAAAGTGCCACCGCTCGGCTTGCTACCTCCGACAAACCAGCCCCGAAAGGCAGCTGCCGGGTCCATACAGCTCATGATGGCTTCCCACGAATTGTTGCCGTTGTATGGCGACGCGCCGACGCGTTTGAAAGCGAGCAGAAGGCTGAAGGGTTTGTTGTACTCAAACTGCACAGCAGCAGGCGCTGTAGCTGTGGCGAGTACTTGCGCAGTGGCCGAACTGGACGCGATGCCGGGCAGATTGTTCTGCTCATTTGCCGTCAAGGCCGGCTGCTCCGCACTCGTCGTCTGCACGAGCGCATAAGCGTTGGTCGATTGCCCAAGGAGCTGACTTACAGCGCCGGCCGAAGAAGTTACACCAGCGTCCGCCTTGAGCCATGCGGCGAGATTTGCGCCGAGCATGGAAGGACGCCAATTGAGTGAAAGGCCACCGGCCGAAAAATCGGCGCCACTGAGAATGAGCTGCCTGCCCATGATGTCTCCTTAGAGGACTGGGATTTGGAAGTGAACGCAGCGATTGCGAAGATCGTTGCCGTAAATCGAAGGCGTGGCATCCGAGTCGCACAAGTTTCCGCGCGGCCCTGAGGTTGGCCCTGCGTACGCGGCCGTGCCGCTGGTCGGCGTGGTCCAGGCGTAGGCGAGCTTCGGACTGCCTCCGGTGGAAGGACCCGAGAGCACAATCTCCAGAGTCTCCGGTCCTACGATATTGATGGCGGTGATTGTCGGAGGCGTCGCCGAACCATCGGTAAACTCAAAACCGTACTTACTGCCTGGGAAGTTATCTGGCTCGGTGACATTGACGGTGTCGATCTGCAGAGGAGCCACCGGCACATAGAAGTCAGCGATGATCGAGTTACCACGCATGTAAGCCGAGCGCGGTTCCAGAGGGCGCCAGCTCTTACCCTGCATCACGTAGGCCAGAACTTTGGCAAACTCCTCGCCGTGCCAGCGGTAGCCGATCGCGCTCAGGTGAACGCCCTGGCCGGCCTCGTAAGGCAGATGATACTTCGGCCCTACGCACAGCAGCTT
The DNA window shown above is from Acidobacterium capsulatum ATCC 51196 and carries:
- a CDS encoding ABC transporter ATP-binding protein; this encodes MSAEPHSPEAPSAASGSTAFTSQVAAPQTTLFLEMQHVDVARGENIVLHDVSLRIARGEQMVILGPNGCGKSTLIKTITRECYPIPKDGSCMRLFGYDRWVVSELRQYLGVVEQTLPSERTPTTRGRDVVIAGLLGTATLWPHQTVTAEMRERADTALGLLDAHHLAEKLVGRMSAGEQRRVLIARALVHAPEMLLLDEPSNALDMAAQQELREVLRSIAGMGIGILMVTHHLGDILPEMDRVLMLRAGRIYADAPKHDLITPQIMADLFGAQVEIVERNGYLHAW